Proteins encoded by one window of Streptomyces uncialis:
- the pcaDC gene encoding bifunctional 3-oxoadipate enol-lactonase/4-carboxymuconolactone decarboxylase PcaDC: MTLHHRAEGPVDGPPLYLGPSLGTSLAVWDRQAAALARRHRVIRWDLPGHGGSSARPLPATLADLGHGVLDLADSLGHETFACAGISLGGAVGAWLAAHAPERVTALALVCASARFGEPGPWRERARLIRAEGPGSLAATAPARWFTPAFAASGDPAVAALSADQGGVDPEAYAACCDVLAEADLRPDLARITAPTLVVAGRDDRATPPAHARALTDAIAGSRLVELPRTAHLAPVEQPRIVLALLLDHFTTGEPAAGTRADTTAAATAVRRAVLGDAHVDRAVAGTTPFTARFQDLITRYAWGEIWSGGTLDRRTRSCITLTALVAGGHHDELAMHVRAALRNGLTPEEIGEVLLQTAVYCGVPAANSAFAVADRVLRETTEPLGENH; encoded by the coding sequence ATGACACTCCACCATCGCGCCGAAGGCCCGGTCGACGGGCCACCGCTCTACCTCGGCCCCTCCCTGGGCACCTCGCTCGCCGTCTGGGACCGGCAGGCAGCCGCCCTCGCCCGTCGTCACCGGGTGATCCGCTGGGATCTCCCGGGCCATGGCGGGTCATCCGCCCGCCCGCTCCCCGCCACCCTCGCCGACCTCGGACACGGGGTGCTCGATCTCGCCGACTCACTGGGTCACGAGACCTTCGCCTGCGCGGGGATCTCCCTCGGCGGGGCCGTCGGCGCCTGGCTGGCGGCCCACGCGCCCGAGCGCGTCACCGCGCTCGCCCTCGTCTGCGCGTCGGCCCGGTTCGGCGAGCCGGGGCCCTGGCGGGAGCGGGCCCGGCTGATCCGGGCCGAGGGGCCCGGGTCCTTGGCGGCGACAGCACCCGCCCGGTGGTTCACCCCCGCCTTCGCCGCCTCGGGCGATCCGGCGGTCGCCGCGCTGAGCGCCGACCAGGGCGGCGTCGACCCCGAGGCGTACGCGGCCTGTTGCGATGTCCTGGCCGAAGCCGACCTACGGCCCGACCTCGCCCGGATCACCGCCCCCACACTCGTCGTCGCCGGTCGCGACGACCGGGCCACCCCACCGGCTCACGCCCGTGCCCTCACCGACGCGATCGCCGGCTCCCGTCTCGTCGAACTGCCCCGGACCGCGCATCTCGCCCCGGTGGAGCAGCCACGGATCGTCCTCGCCCTCCTGCTGGACCACTTCACCACCGGTGAGCCCGCGGCCGGAACCCGGGCGGACACCACGGCCGCTGCGACGGCCGTACGCCGAGCCGTGCTCGGTGACGCACACGTCGACCGGGCCGTCGCCGGGACCACGCCCTTCACCGCCCGGTTCCAGGACCTCATCACCCGCTACGCCTGGGGCGAGATCTGGAGCGGCGGCACACTGGACCGGCGCACCCGCAGCTGTATCACCCTCACCGCACTCGTCGCGGGAGGCCACCACGACGAGCTGGCGATGCATGTCCGCGCCGCCCTCCGCAACGGGCTCACCCCGGAGGAGATCGGTGAGGTCCTGCTCCAGACCGCGGTCTACTGCGGTGTCCCCGCCGCCAACTCCGCTTTCGCCGTCGCCGACAGGGTGTTGCGCGAAACCACCGAGCCCCTGGGAGAGAACCACTGA
- a CDS encoding 4-hydroxybenzoate 3-monooxygenase, giving the protein MRTTVAIIGGGPAGLLLARLLHNAGIDTVTLEARDRVHVENRQRAGILEQGTVDALRSAGAGARMDREGLVHHGVELRFDGQGHRLDFPALTNGRSVMVYAQTEIVKDLIALHTEEGGPLLFEATVREVEGAATDRPIVHYTHQGKDQRLTCDYVIGCDGFHGVARRAIPESVRVTFERTYPYSWLGILADTPPVYDELIYAHSARGFALASMRTPTVSRLYLQVPNGTDPADWPDERIWDELDSRLALTDDPGWRLARGRISAKSELPMRSSVTEPMRYGRVFLAGDAAHIVPPTGAKGLNLAASDVITLARALEHARDTGSAELLDAYSDTCLRRVWGAEHFSSTMTTALHQDPAHSPFDARLQLSRLRRLATSPHAAAELAENYTGLPISA; this is encoded by the coding sequence ATGCGCACCACCGTCGCCATCATCGGAGGCGGCCCCGCCGGGCTGCTGCTCGCCCGGCTGCTGCACAACGCGGGCATCGACACCGTGACTCTCGAAGCCCGTGACCGTGTCCACGTGGAGAACCGCCAGCGCGCCGGCATCCTCGAACAGGGCACCGTCGACGCTCTCCGGTCGGCCGGCGCGGGCGCGCGAATGGACCGTGAGGGCCTGGTGCACCACGGTGTCGAACTACGCTTCGACGGCCAGGGTCACCGACTCGACTTCCCCGCCCTGACGAACGGGCGCTCGGTCATGGTCTACGCGCAGACGGAGATCGTGAAGGACCTCATCGCGCTCCATACGGAGGAGGGCGGGCCTCTCCTCTTCGAGGCGACGGTCCGTGAGGTGGAGGGTGCCGCGACGGACCGCCCGATCGTCCACTACACCCATCAGGGAAAGGACCAGAGGCTCACCTGCGACTACGTCATCGGCTGTGACGGCTTCCACGGAGTGGCACGCCGCGCGATCCCCGAGTCCGTCCGTGTGACGTTCGAACGGACCTATCCCTACTCCTGGCTGGGCATTCTCGCCGACACGCCACCGGTCTACGACGAGCTGATCTACGCCCACTCCGCGCGCGGTTTCGCCCTCGCCAGCATGCGCACCCCCACCGTGAGCCGCCTCTACCTCCAGGTTCCCAACGGCACCGACCCCGCCGACTGGCCCGACGAGCGGATCTGGGACGAACTCGACAGCCGCCTCGCCCTCACCGACGATCCCGGCTGGAGACTGGCACGCGGCAGGATATCCGCCAAGTCCGAACTCCCGATGCGCAGTTCGGTCACCGAGCCCATGCGCTACGGCCGGGTGTTCCTGGCAGGTGACGCCGCCCATATCGTCCCCCCGACGGGTGCCAAGGGCCTCAATCTGGCGGCGTCCGACGTGATCACCCTCGCCCGCGCCCTGGAGCACGCGCGGGACACCGGCTCGGCGGAGCTCCTCGACGCCTACTCCGACACCTGTCTGCGCAGGGTCTGGGGTGCGGAACACTTCTCGTCCACCATGACGACCGCCCTGCACCAGGACCCTGCCCACTCCCCCTTCGACGCCCGTCTCCAACTCTCCCGACTTCGCCGACTCGCGACATCGCCACATGCCGCCGCCGAACTCGCCGAGAACTACACGGGGCTGCCGATCAGCGCCTGA